TCTCTTGTTTCTCTCGCTTTCtgtccgcgcccccccccccaattgcaagCAACTGTAGCCCGAACCATAAAACAGCGAATTAGAACAGGAGAAACGTCAAAACGCGCGGCGCGAAGCTCTCAATTGCGCAAACGGATTCCAGTCACCGAACATACTAAGAGAGGACCAGCCGGATGCGAACTTTTTACAACCGTTCTCATTTTGTTTCTACGCCTGaaacttcttttttttggggggggggggctaaatctGTTCTGCAGCTGAAACTTCCAGCCACCGAAACCTCCCGTGCCAGGGCGGTCAAAGCCAAGGGCCCGATCCCGACGCTCGGCTCCCGCCGTCTCTTCCGCCGCCGACCTGGGAGTGGGCGCCAGCGCATCCCACGAGGCTTCCCTTCCGAGGCAGACCTCTCTCCGTGGGGTCTCCCTGGGGCACAGACTTGTGCCAAGCGGGCAACGGCAGCTCCCTCTGGTCCAGGCTTCCGAGGAGACAGAGGACACCCGATCCAGGCCACGTTCGCTTCCTGACTGAGTAACGGGACAGGACGGACTTGAAGTTCCAAATACTGGCTGACCTTCGCCCACCCTTTAACACCAGGCTGGATTTCGTCCCTAGAAGATAGGCGctattatactgtatatactcgagggGACTAAAAGCGAATTAGTCCCACCTCGCCTTCCTGTAACCACACAAGAAACATCCAACtaagtttgattttttaaaaaaatgttatttgcttCCACTCgtacaaaggaaggaaggcagacgTCGACACAAAAGTAGCGGTTTTCATTCCGAGCAAAGGAAAGCCATCGTTCTGCATCCTCAGGGCGGGATTCGGCTGAGCGCGTGTCTCTCCCGTGGCCTCTTTCCCCCTCGGCCAAGGGGGCGTCGAAGGATCCTGGAGACCCAACCCGAGCTTCTGACTAGCCCGTTGGGCTTCTCGTTTCCTTCGACGGCACCAGTTGTTATCTAAAGACGCCGGATTCCCCGCCGTCTACTGAGGCTACAAACCGGACTAACAAGCAACCGACACGAGgtactctctctccccctccctatCCGACGCCCTGCCCCAGACGGCAGCATCAAAAGAAGAGGTGACGGGGGGGGATGACCCCTCCTCCAGCGGTGACCCCCAAACTTCGCCTtggtctctgcctccccccccccccgcgcgcccgtCGAGGGCTCCTGGGTCCGCGTTCCCTTCCTCCTTGCCTGgatctttctcttccctccccgccgtcccccccccccggtgccgcCATCCCTCCGGGCGTCACCGTCCGTCCTGCCCGCTCCCCGGCGCCTTACCAGGTTGACGGGGTGGATGTAGCCGTTCTCGTACTTGTCGCTGGCCAGGATCTGCCTCAGGTGGGCGATGTAGCTGGAGGCCAGGCGGAGGGTGTCCAGCTTGGAGAGCTTGGTGTCCGGCGGCACCCAGGGCAAGGTGGTCTTGAGGCGGGAGAAGGCTTTGCTCAGCACCCGCATGCGGGCCCTCTCGCGGGCGTTGGCCGCGTTGCGCTGGACCTGCTTGCCCTCGGGGCCCGGCGCGCCGCCCAGCGGGCCGCTCTTCTTGGGCGCCTTCTTCCGCGGCCCGCCCGCCAAGGGGGCCGCCCGGCCGCCGCCTCGGCCCTTGCGCCCGGGGGAGCCGCGCTCCGCACCTCCCGAGCCCTCCCCGTCGGGGCTCGGGTGGGACGCGCCGCGCAGGGGAGGAAGCAAGCCCGGGGATAAGCAGCGATCCATCTTCAGGCCGCCGCCGTCGCCGCCGCCGTCACATTCCAGCATCTCCACCTCGGGAAAGTCTTCGGCATCGCTCAGGGAGCCCGTGGACATGGCCCGGGAGCGCGCCCGAAGGGGGGGCAAGCAGAGACCTTAGGGAGGGGGGGTGAGGGAGAGGGGGGAGTGGCGAGATGCGGGCgatcccgccgccgccgccgccaccaccaccacccgggtGTCTCCTCTGGATGCGGCCGGGCTGCCGTCGGAGGGCGAGCGGGAAGGCGCGCCGCACTTTGGGGCGAGCAGGACTCTCGGGTCATTTATCTGCGCGCCCGGCTTGGCGGGGGCAGGCAGGGAGGCGGTCCCGGGGAGGGGTTTCCCGCAGGCCGGACCGGGCTCCGTGGTGCTCGCACCCGCGTTCACCCCCGGTGGGCGGGGTAGGGAAGAGACCGGAGGGACGGCGGCTCGCTTCCAAAGCGGAGCGCAACTTGGAGCGGGGCGCCCGCCGCCTGCTCACCGTTCCGTTCCTCTGCTGGGCTCGCCGGACTAGCTTGCCCAACTCGGTCCGGAGGTGGGCCTTCTATACAGGTGAGGCCCTGAGCTGTCGGGTCCTCCTCCCCTCGACGAATACAAGAGACGGCTCCCGTGTCAGGTATCTCTGTGGGAAAACTCTGCCTGGTGTTGCCAGAGGTCACTTgattggactgcgactcccagaactGGAGTCCCCTGCCACCTAGGCAGCAAGGTCAGTGACCGGGTGGGAAACGATTGACATTTGCAGCATCTGGGAAAAGTTTGAAAAAACActggttttggactacatctgCCAGAATCCCCGTGCCAGCAGGAGGAGGGCTGGCACGGGGATTCTGGGATGAGTCCAAGTAGCACTTCACTTGCATTATCTCACTAATTACAGCAGCTTTGTAATAGATCATTCAGCATTCCTGGATAGCTAGGCAGTGAAGGCCAGGCAGGAAGAAGAGCCTAAATTCAGGACGTAACTGACATCGCCCCTCCTGGATGAAGATTGCATATATGGATCTTACTGCTAAGCACGTGTGAGGTTCTTCCCCTGAAACCCATTGAAGTTAACTCTTCTACAACACATTTAAGGGTGGGCAGGGTATAGAGTGCAAGGAGACACTTCCTCCATATATGGAGCACTGAGTCATTGCAGAATATCTTATCAACCAAATTAAGAATCTCCTTGGGAGGCCTTTCACAAGTGTCTGGATAAACAACTGTTGAGAGTGGCTTTAACAGTAAGGATGATTAGGGGGTCACCATTGAAATTACAAAAAGCATGTcactagaagagggaattccttgaCCGCTTCAAACATCAGATTgctttgactcccccccccaatagattgcaaattagcttcctttgtgattggtcttcaggagaTAAATATGGACTTCCTTTGCAAGTCTTATTTCTCAGCTCTTTTGGAACCAAGTTTCCCTGTTTGTGCCAGCCAGCTTCAATGAGTATAGCTGCCTTCAGTGCAGAGAAAATCATGATGTATATGTTGGaaaaatagcaatcttgcatgcactaacactgggtattAGTAGGAGGATGGTTTAAAGTGATCGTTCTTTGCCATTAATTTGACTTGTAAAGTTTTCCTGCCTCAGGAATTTTGAGACAAACCCCTTCTTCTCACTTCTTGGCTTCTTTTGTCTTATTGattgccttctcttcttcctctgtctgtgctctgagaTGTAGGCATGGGGTTTCTCTCCAAGTCTAGAGACTCAATTTTACCCTTTTTTCTCCAGCTGTAACTACAATACCACAACTACATTTTTTCTACTTCAAAATGTTTCTTAGAGTGACTTTTAATTCAGAAAGAGTTAGTGTTCAGCCAGAAAGGGTTTGGTGAGACAGGGCTGATCTGtccatgtttctgtgtttttctactCTAACCAAAAGAACAACCAAATTCCTGGAAACCTTTTAACTTAAATCCCCAGGAGTATGTGCCTGCCCTAATTATTATAAGTCGAGAAGTCtcacagaggaaaaaagaggtCAGCTATGACTCACCACtaatatttttcaatatataCAGGGGTTCAAATTCAAACTAAGACCTAAACACCCAAGAATTCTGGTTCTAAACATAATCTACCagatttctttcttcagtttgccAGTTATTGGGTTCCTTCCATCTTAAATGTGATGGCATTTGTAAATGATGATCAATTGTTACTGAAGACAACCTGGAATGAAATACAAACATTTCAATTTCTTGAAACAGGCGGTCTCATAACTCATGGCTGTCCCCTGTTATATGCAGAGTTATACTGCTTCTGAACTTAGATGGTTACTTTTTTTGAACAgtcactcccagaatcctctgggcAACATGGACAAGGCAGTAGTTCAAAAAAATTCCAAGCTCAGCTCTGCTCAAGAAAGTCCCACTGTCATCTCTGTAGACATCGTATCTTCTGCGATGTGGTAGAAGCTCAGAAATAGCATTATGATAAGTTAGGAATATGGATTCTGTTATTCTGGTATGTCATAGTGCTTTACTAGAATCCTTCAGCTAATCGTTCCTGCCCAGTTTCACACTGGTTCAGTTGGGGTATTTCAGACTGCACCCCACATGTATGACAGTCTGTTTCCTTCACTTCCACATGTGGTAAGGTAATTCTGCCCTCTTTGGGCGCCCTCCTGCTCATTCTGCTGAGGGGACATCGGATTTCTACCCCAAATTTTTGCCCTGATGGATCCACTTCACTTGCACTTCTATCAATTTGCTAAGCCCTTATTTTAGCTCGCTGTACAAAAGCAGTGGAATTTGTTTGCTTCCGAGTCAGTGGGACTACTCCAGTAAGAGTGTTGGCCACCCTGGCTGTAGCCTGCAGGAAGGttatgggaaaaatattcaacaGATTCACTGGGCTACTGAGTGAACCTGTGTAGGATCAGGCTATATGTTTGAGTCTGGAAGGCTTGCCTTCTTTGCATGCATTTTCCCAAGGAAGGGAAGTTTGAAACACAGAAGCTTGCTAGCTTGAGTCATGTTTAAGACATATAGTTGAGAGCCAAGGGGTCTGGATTCTGTTCACTTCTACTATGGACTTCCTGTCTGACCTTTGGCAAGTCACGTTAACCTCTCAGGGTTTGAGTCACCCCATCTGTGAAATGGGAATGATAGATAATACAGTTTCATTTATTCACAGCTGTGGTGTGGATATAATTCATCAATgctttgcttaaaaaaaacactacatcTCTTCTCTTGGATGTGGCTGATGAACCATGgtagaatatatattttgaattgtgtCTTGTTTTACTTTCAACAGCAATGTaaacaatttctttttctcctctcctgaaattttcttttaaaattatttatattaaaaGATGGTATAACAGGTTGGCTTTAATCAGAGACACATCAAATAATAGTTCTCTTCTAATATTTACTAGATGTATTATTCTACATATCCACTTCTTTTATATACATGGAAATATAGATAATCCTCTACAGAGATGTGCAGAATctagtcctggggggggggtgcattttAATCGACACTGAGGGGCCAATACACTCCAGTGCAACCAATCAGAGATCCTCAAattctctcctcctccatggtACAGGTCAAGGAGAATTTCAGGCATTATTAGGTGTGGGAAGAGAAGAACTCATTACCATATGTCAGTGGTCTCTCCCTTTTGTGTCTTACCCAGCCACCCCTTCTTCATGCATCATCTTCAGGCAAGTGTCTTAAGATCACATCACACATTAAGGCAAAGGcacatctcctcctcttcctggagCATCCCTCTCTAGACCCACAAATATTTTAGAGCTACCTGCCTGAGAAATCATACATGAAAACAAAGCTGTGCATATTCCCAAttaaccaatcagaaaacaaaagtagGCTAATTATCATAATGAGGGCAATAGCTAGCGTGGGATCACATTAACAGGcaattttgtccttttcagggtgCTCTGCTTATGATGACGTGTTAATGGGATCAAGTAATTTGGCACATAAACAGGATTTTGGACTATGTTTTACTTGAATGTTATCAGCTGGACTGTGCAGAACTGGTTGCTGAGAATGACTTCATGTCATTAAGCATTTTCTGTCACTTTGTGGGAGAGTCAACTGAAAACTGGCAATTTTATCGATTTTCCAAAGTTTAAAGAATCTTTAGCTCCTGACAATATTTGGGGATAATCCAGTCCTTCAGATTTCTCAACTGAGTTTTAAAACTTACGGATTCTAGCTCCACAAGAATGAGGCTTTTCTTAAGTCCCAGAATATAAGTGatctaaaataatattttatctaTCAAAAAGCCTTAAATAATCATGCAGTGTTTCCTAATTCACGTATCTATCACTATCCTAAAATCCTGGGGAGAAACCTGGAGGAGAAATATTCATTGTAATTACAATATTCAAAATATCTGATTTAGGAGAACTAGGACTGCAAGTGCCGAAGGAGGCTTTGGCACCAAGCCTGGTAATGACAGAGACTCCTCAACCAGGATATCCAAAGATAACAAATATTTTACCAGAATTCTCTGAGGAAATAAGCTCCTTTAGACTCTCTAATTCTTAGGCCTGACTCTATGTAAAAACACAACATGGGATCTGAGGAAGAGAGGATAGGGTGTCACATTATAGCTGAACAAGAATGCAGCCATAATGTGCAAccgagcaaatcaacattctgcaaggcagttctaaaaatgggggaagaccaaacaaaaatgtgtaattttgaaactgggctttggaTCAGCACCTACATTTGGCACATACGTAGCAGATAGTCTTCTCTTGCTCTGTGGCAAATGTTgtgaagtttgggcaaagggtttctcaagttatgattttttaaacataaaactgCCCCCGTGCAGAAACGTGACCCCAAATTGTGTCCCTTGAAAGAAAATTGTTGATCCTGAAACAGTTaccctgacaactgctttgtgttttgatgagaagtgattaactgatgagaaaagtagtcagcttctgagatttccgCTTGCTTGGTATCTCttagtgaatggtagtgagcacaaaaggggaATCTTGTAAGCCATTGGTTCCCACCCTTGGATAACACAGGTGTTCTTGCACTGtagctggccagcacagctagaggtgaaagcttctgggagttgcagtgcaagaatacctgagttacccaagcTTGGGCACCActcttgtagaccatctttatttctgaaattgatgttgtcaatattcaggctaccctttgctatgtaaagttaggcatcctttttttctgctggcaatgcaggcacaatattatgcagcaatatcaggccatttcctggtattttaaattgtggatacagaagtacaatattccacattcataaactggagggtttttttttttttttgaagaatctaACTACAAATCAGAGTACTGTAGTACTCCATTAAGTATTTCCACTTTTCAGGGGCAGAGCTGAAGATCTATGAGGTATTAAACATCTCAGCTGATATTCTGAAATGAGCTAAACCACcgagctgtccagcagtggaaATTGTCCACACAAAGCTTGATAGCATAATGCAATTCCAGCACAGTACTACCTGACTCATTATATAACCCTGTTGTGCTCTAGTGTTTGTTGTTAGGATAAGAGTGCcctgattaattaattaagcagCTAAAGATGActttaggggacgtggtggcgctgtgggttaaactacagaagcctctgtgctgcaaggtcagaagaccaagcagtcataagatcgaatccacacgatggagtgagctcccttcgcttgtcccagctcctgccaaccttgcagttcgaaagcatgcaaatgcgagtagataaataggcaccaccacagtgggaaggtaacggcattccatgtctagtcatgctggccacgtgaccacggaaactgtcaatggacaaacgccggctctacggcttgaagatggggatgagcaccacgccctagagtcagacacaactggac
The Pogona vitticeps strain Pit_001003342236 chromosome 1, PviZW2.1, whole genome shotgun sequence genome window above contains:
- the TCF21 gene encoding transcription factor 21, which encodes MSTGSLSDAEDFPEVEMLECDGGGDGGGLKMDRCLSPGLLPPLRGASHPSPDGEGSGGAERGSPGRKGRGGGRAAPLAGGPRKKAPKKSGPLGGAPGPEGKQVQRNAANARERARMRVLSKAFSRLKTTLPWVPPDTKLSKLDTLRLASSYIAHLRQILASDKYENGYIHPVNLTWPFMVAGKPENELKEAVNTTRLCGPTAS